In one window of Brassica rapa cultivar Chiifu-401-42 chromosome A07, CAAS_Brap_v3.01, whole genome shotgun sequence DNA:
- the LOC103828986 gene encoding LOW QUALITY PROTEIN: ananain (The sequence of the model RefSeq protein was modified relative to this genomic sequence to represent the inferred CDS: inserted 1 base in 1 codon; deleted 2 bases in 2 codons) yields MDLRISQATSRIIFQETTIADYHQHWMIQFSRVYSDESEKQMRLKIFKKNLEFIENFNNKGNQSYKLGVNEFTDLTDEEFLATNTGISDINVTSPSVTMLPWNWNVSRVGESKDWRKGGVVTPVKKQGGCGKLARITYYNKNLVSLSKQQLIDCDRARNHGCKGRSMSQDICFPVLYIVSNRGIASDQAYPYQVKDGACQSHVKPAMQIKEFNAVQQKNECALLEAVSRQAVSVGIAARKQFHPSGVYNAGDTGTLMNHAMTLVGYGXSPEGIKYWRAKNSWGTTRGENGYIRLRRDVEWPQGMCGVAQYAFILLD; encoded by the exons ATGGATCTTAGGATCTCTCAAGCTACATCCCGTATCATTTTTCAGGAGACAACCATTGCTGATTACCACCAACACTGGATGATCCAATTCTCTCGAGTTTATAGCGATGAGTCGGAGAAACAGATGAGGCTTAAAATATTCAAGAAAAACTTGGAATTCATTGAGAACTTCAATAACAAGGGGAATCAAAGCTACAAACTTGGTGTCAACGAGTTCACGGATTTGACCGATGAGGAGTTCCTAGCCACCAACACG GGTATCAGTGATATTAACGTAACTTCACCATCCGTAACGATGCTACCTTGGAATTGGAACGTCAGCCGCGTTGGTGAGAGTAAGGACTGGAGAAAGGGAGGAGTTGTAACACCTGTAAAAAAACAAGGAGGATGTGGTAAGCTTGCTAGAATTACATATTATAACAA AAACCTAGTATCACTGTCCAAACAGCAACTTATAGATTGTGATAGAGCGCGTAACCATGGCTGCAAAGGCAGATCAATGAGTCAA GACATATGCTTTCCAGTACTGTACATTGTATCAAACCGAGGCATTGCTTCAGATCAAGCATATCCTTACCAAGTGAAAGATGGGGCTTGCCAGTCACACGTCAAACCCGCCATGCAGATCAAAGAGTTCAATGCAGTTCAACAAAAAAACGAGTGTGCGTTGCTTGAGGCTGTATCGCGACAGGCCGTCTCGGTGGGGATTGCTGCAAGGAAACAGTTTCATCCAAGTGGAGTGTATAATGCCGGAGACACTGGGACACTTATGAATCATGCAATGACGTTGGTTGGGTACG CAAGCCCAGAAGGAATCAAGTATTGGCGGGCTAAGAATTCATGGGGTACGACTCGGGGAGAGAATGGTTACATTAGACTTCGTAGAGATGTGGAGTGGCCTCAAGGCATGTGTGGTGTCGCTCAGTATGCTTTCATTTTGCTTGACTAG
- the LOC103829105 gene encoding LOW QUALITY PROTEIN: 50S ribosomal protein L34, chloroplastic (The sequence of the model RefSeq protein was modified relative to this genomic sequence to represent the inferred CDS: inserted 1 base in 1 codon; deleted 1 base in 1 codon), with product IHVLLIIKDLEIRNNTISSLDTTRPYNVLVSFPCLLPGLSIAFDLSTGMNGQKRRGLXVRAGKAALCQTKRSRSRKSLARTHGFRLRMRTISGRATIKRRRAKGRWNLCSCPKSNPSSGKQA from the exons ATACATGTTCTTTTAATTATCAAAGACTTGGAGATTCGGAACAATACAATATCTAGCTTAGATACTACCCGACCATATAACGTTCTTGTTTCGTTTCCATGTCTTTTGCCAGGTTTGTCCATTGCGTTTGATCTCAGCACTGGAATGAATGGCCAAAAACGCAGAGGGC TGGTGAGAGCTGGAAAAGCTGCTTTGTGTCAAACAAAGAGAAGCCGATCAAGAAAGTCACTGGCTAGGACTCATGGTTTCCGTTTGAGGATGCGAACCATTAGTGGTCGAGCCACCATCAAGCGCCGACGTGCCAAGGGACGTTGGAACCTCTGCAGT TGCCCTAAGTCCAACCCCAGCAGCGGCAAACAGGCTTAA
- the LOC103828987 gene encoding bet1-like protein At4g14600, whose amino-acid sequence MASNPHRGGAAPYRSRDGLSTRSGAGSEEIQLRIDPMHSDLDDEITGLHGQVRQLKNIAQEIGSEAKFQRDFLDELQMTLIRAQAGVKNNIRKLNLSIMQSGNNHIMHVVLFALFCFFILYMWSKMFKR is encoded by the exons ATGGCATCGAATCCTCACAGAGGCGGTGCGGCACCGTACAGATCCAG AGATGGGCTTAGCACAAGAAGTGGCGCTGGGTCAGAGGAAATCCAGCTAAGGATTGATCCCATGCACTCTGACCTCGACGACGAGATCACTGGCCTCCATGGTCAAGTCAGGCAATTGAAAAAT ATTGCTCAAGAAATTGGGTCAGAAGCCAAGTTTCAGAGGGACTTCTTAGATGAGCTG CAAATGACTTTGATCAGAGCGCAAGCGGGGGTGAAAAACAACATAAGGAAACTGAACTTGAGCATCATGCAGAGTGGCAACAACCATATAATGCACGTGGTTCTTTTTGCTCTGTTCTGCTTCTTTATTCTCTACATGTGGTCCAAGATGTTCAAACGATGA
- the LOC103828991 gene encoding protein trichome birefringence-like 38: MGFNFISLLFLPLLSVTILSGLEQALASDNTLLKNTNHRNSTADGGMSSLRGKKQRSGCNLFQGRWVFDASYPFYDSFSCPFIDGEFDCLKFGRPDKQFLKYSWQPESCTIPRFDGAAFLRRLRGKRVMFVGDSLSLNMWESLGCMIHASVPKTKTTFVKGTPLSTITFQEYGVTLHLYRTTYIVDISKEKIGRVLNLGAIEGGADAWKNMDVLVFNSWHWWTHKGQSQGWDYIRVGSSLVRDMNRLDAFYKGLTTWGRWVDQNVDTTKTKVFFQGISPTHYEGREWNEPRKSCNGQMQPLDGSNYPSGQPPSAGVVSKVLSSMKKRVFLLDITTLSQLRKDAHPSTYGGDGGNDCSHWCLPGLPDTWNQLLYAALSM; encoded by the exons ATGGGTTTCAACTTCATCTCTCTCCTTTTTCTTCCACTTCTATCAGTCACAATCTTGTCGGGACTCGAGCAGGCTTTGGCTTCCGACAACACACTCCTCAAGAACACCAACCACCGCAACAGCACCGCGGACGGTGGGATGTCGTCGCTGAGAGGGAAGAAGCAGAGGAGTGGATGTAACTTGTTCCAAGGCCGATGGGTCTTCGATGCTTCTTATCCTTTCTATGATTCGTTCTCGTGTCCATTCATAGACGGCGAGTTTGACTGTCTCAAGTTCGGTCGACCAGACAAACAGTTCCTCAAGTACTCATGGCAACCTGAATCTTGCACCATCCCAAG ATTCGACGGTGCGGCGTTTCTGAGGAGATTGAGAGGGAAGCGAGTCATGTTCGTGGGAGACTCACTGAGTCTGAACATGTGGGAATCGTTGGGTTGTATGATACATGCGTCGGTACCAAAAACCAAGACAACTTTTGTTAAGGGAACCCCACTCTCTACTATCACTTTCCAg GAATATGGAGTGACGTTACACCTATATAGAACAACATACATAGTGGATATATCCAAAGAGAAAATAGGGCGTGTGCTTAACCTTGGAGCCATTGAAGGAGGTGCTGATGCTTGGAAAAACATGGACGTCCTTGTCTTTAACTCTTGGCATTGGTGGACTCACAAAGGCCAATCTCAAGG gtGGGATTATATTAGAGTTGGGTCTTCTTTGGTAAGAGACATGAACCGTCTTGACGCTTTCTACAAAGGACTTACCACTTGGGGTCGATGGGTTGATCAAAACGTCGATACCACCAAGACCAAAGTTTTCTTCCAAGGCATTTCTCCCACCCACTACGA GGGAAGAGAATGGAACGAGCCGAGAAAGAGTTGTAATGGGCAAATGCAGCCGTTGGATGGATCAAATTACCCAAGTGGCCAGCCTCCATCTGCAGGAGTTGTGTCCAAAGTGTTGAGTTCGATGAAAAAACGCGTGTTCTTGCTAGATATCACCACTTTGTCTCAGCTGAGAAAAGATGCTCATCCTTCTACTTACGGTGGCGATGGAGGAAATGATTGCAGCCATTGGTGCCTCCCCGGGTTGCCTGATACTTGGAACCAACTTCTCTACGCAGCACTTTCCATGTGA
- the LOC117126601 gene encoding uncharacterized protein LOC117126601, producing MMQLYSSVTSSLSLSPAHSISLTSNMQPTRRSSWLMKLKNVESTPMNPLDLSSGSSSGKRSRRRVSAGDTAPLPPNIALEVESLSGGESPDDHSAEAPMAEDTPPNRSKEQRFEESRSVYQTKAQFYPELMRPSRRPMTERFFSIEATERFRELRGRNFIPQQSISLTDENLSDVRKIVIGAGLIHTLTDLDPYQPNVIREFLANLPEAEERDDGVAVYVRGSLVDFSPSLINSMYCIPGFEEDPNWMDERLDEVCGFLTDGRIRRGENMSSKYLTATNQVLYKLVCSNWIPTRNYTSMNQRRLRFVYMLHHHDGFDFGKLVYDQIVAMAANTQTEKTRCIMFPNLIQQVIHFQRTITPDLLHDEFTGTPKLVVKDVKAGRGSGADSSAASLEDDINRAITGLKAIRVRLRRGDYEQHVPHPGFEENDEQDEDEEDA from the exons ATGATGCAGCTGTATTCAAGTGTtacatcctctctctctctctcgccggCGCACTCGATCTCTCTCACCAGCAACATGCAACCCACAAGGAGAAGCTCGTGGCTCATGAAACTGAAGAATGTCGAGTCTACTCCGATGAACCCGCTCGACCTCTCCTCTGGGTCGTCCTCAGGCAAGCGGAGCCGCCGTCGCGTCTCAGCCGGTGACACTGCCCCTCTACCCCCCAACATCGCTCTTGAAGTCGAGTCTCTCTCGGGTGGGGAATCACCAGACGATCACTCCGCCGAAGCTCCGATGGCGGAAGACACTCCTCCGAATCGCTCCAAAGAACAGAGATTTGAGGAGAGTCGGAGTGTGTATCAAACTAAGGCTCAGTTCTATCCAGAGCTCATGCGACCTTCAAGGAGGCCAATGACTGAACGGTTCTTCTCAATAGAAGCGACTGAGCGTTTCAGAGAGCTCCGAGGGAGGAATTTCATTCCTCAGCAATCTATCTCTCTCACGGACGAGAATCTCTCGGATGTCAGGAAAATTGTGATCGGGGCAGGCCTGATTCATACCCTCACTGATCTCGATCCTTATCAGCCCAATGTAATCCGGGAGTTCCTTGCAAATCTTCCGGAAGCCGAGGAACGAGACGATGGTGTAGCGGTGTATGTTCGAGGATCGCTTGTTGATTTCTCTCCGAGTCTGATTAATTCGATGTATTGCATTCCGGGGTTTGAAGAAGATCCTAATTGGATGGATGAACGCCTTGATGAAGTTTGTGGTTTTCTCACAGATGGGCGAATCAGACGAGGTGAGAACATGAGTTCAAAGTATCTCACAGCTACGAACCAGGTTCTGTATAAGCTTGTCTGCTCGAATTGGATTCCCACCAGGAACTACACTTCAATGAACCAAAGGCGACTCAGGTTCGTCTACATGCTTCATCATCATGATGGATTTGACTTCGGGAAACTTGTCTATGATCAGATAGTAGCAATGGCAGCGAACACTCAGACAGAGAAGACTCGGTGTATCATGTTCCCTAACCTGATTCAGCAGGTCATCCATTTTCAGAGAACCATAACTCCTGACTTGCTTCATGATGAGTTCACTGGAACACCGAAGCTTGTTGTCAAGGATGTTAAGGCTGGTCGTGGGTCTGGAGCAGACTCTAGTGCTGCTAGCCTTGAGGATGACATCAATCGCGCTATTACGGGACTCAAAGCCATTAGAGTTCGCCTGAGGA GGGGAGACTATGAGCAGCATGTTCCTCATCCAGGGTTTGAAGAGAACGATGAGCAGGATGAAGATGAGGAAGACGCGTAG
- the LOC117126600 gene encoding uncharacterized protein LOC117126600, which produces MDTMKELFGIHKPIMLDSCNFGHWKARMRQLIRGIDEDAWTAVEEGWSVPTMMTDDKTLAPKPKNQWTDPEKAASKFNSKALTAIFSSVDLDQFKIIQGCESAKEAWDILTNHFEGNTSVRRTRIDHLASKFENLRMTDDEPIDGFISKISELASEASVLGKKYDEKDLVKKLLRCLPPRFEAYKAVLDIAVNTDEMKFDQLSGILKVHDLEKSNRTTNSQKSIAFVSDSNEQDRVTKIEENLGLMARNFNKFIKRMDKGGNRSNSRFQRNDSDRNSSQNTRQDTKNSKKKELQCHECEGYGHFRNECPLAKRKELKCIDCKGFGHTRSECPNNLKKDKSLMCFSDTESESDSDRDELHLNFMALVSKEEEPKLDSGMEEDEDDLNNDLESEYKSLFDKFAELSHENLQLLKDKAMLKAQVNILELEKPSEQSTELSILKNSDQELLSLKRAMTEQERVQKRLS; this is translated from the coding sequence ATGGACACCATGAAGGAACTATTCGGAATTCATAAACCCATTATGCTGGACAGCTGCAACTTTGGTCATTGGAAGGCAAGGATGCGACAGTTGATCAGAGGAATTGACGAGGATGCGTGGACTGCAGTTGAAGAAGGGTGGTCTGTGCCAACGATGATGACTGATGACAAAACTCTTGCTCCAAAACCAAAGAATCAGTGGACTGATCCTGAAAAGGCAGCTTCCAAATTCAACTCTAAAGCTCTTACCGCCATCTTCTCTTCGGTAGATCTGGATCAGTTCAAAATCATCCAGGGATGTGAGTCTGCTAAAGAAGCTTGGGATATTTTGACCAACCACTTTGAAGGAAATACCAGCGTGCGAAGAACAAGGATCGATCACCTAGCTTCAAAGTTTGAAAATCTCCGCATGACTGATGATGAACCAATTGATGGATTCATATCTAAGATCAGTGAACTTGCTAGTGAAGCCTCGGTTCTTGGAAAGAAATATGATGAGAAGGATTTGGTGAAAAAGCTGTTAAGATGTCTGCCTCCACGGTTTGAAGCTTACAAGGCAGTACTGGATATAGCTGTCAACACAGATGAAATGAAGTTTGATCAATTGTCTGGTATCTTGAAGGTCCATGACCTGGAGAAATCCAATCGAACCACAAACTCTCAAAAGAGCATCGCCTTTGTGTCTGACTCAAACGAACAGGACCGAGTCACAAAGATAGAAGAGAATTTGGGGCTTATGGCTCGAAACTTCAACAAATTCATTAAGCGAATGGATAAAGGAGGAAACAGATCAAACTCGCGATTTCAGAGGAACGACTCAGATCGAAACAGCTCTCAAAACACCAGGCAAGACACGAAGAACTCTAAGAAGAAGGAGTTACAATGTCATGAGTGTGAGGGGTATGGACACTTTCGCAATGAGTGCCCACTAGCTAAACGCAAAGAACTCAAGTGTATTGACTGCAAGGGATTTGGACACACTCGAAGTGAATGTCCTAATAATCTGAAAAAGGACAAGTCACTTATGTGCTTCAGTGATACAGAGTCGGAGAGTGACAGCGACAGAGATGAGCTTCATCTAAATTTCATGGCACTTGTCAGCAAGGAAGAAGAACCAAAATTAGATTCAGGCATGGAAGAGGATGAGGATGATCTCAACAACGATCTTGAATCAGAATACAAGTCTCTTTTCGACAAGTTTGCTGAACTCAGTCATGAGAATCTACAACTACTAAAAGATAAGGCAATGCTGAAAGCTCAGGTGAATATTCTGGAATTGGAGAAACCTTCTGAACAATCCACTGAGTTGTCTATACTCAAGAACTCAGACCAAGAATTGCTATCACTGAAACGAGCAATGACTGAACAAGAGAGAGTTCAAAAAAGGTTGAGCTGA
- the LOC103828989 gene encoding uncharacterized protein LOC103828989 — MEGNNNNNKKISSIFDYCHETASQEIFLRSCGFAQRGVPPDSDPSVLGASPLNDGTAPRRDSDDFDSVNGSVGYEVESHAVRFVSPPESPDTVDSEEDRTAPVDSIPLEKPATLLPSSSRLESPAKKLKIPLRDVVKAIVVNSRSTDEEDREIEKKKKQKTSCVQILINKGFNFP; from the coding sequence ATGGaaggaaacaacaacaacaacaagaagatcAGTTCCATCTTCGATTACTGCCACGAAACCGCTTCTCAGGAGATTTTCCTACGGAGCTGCGGCTTCGCTCAACGAGGCGTTCCTCCAGACTCCGATCCCTCCGTCCTCGGAGCCTCGCCGTTAAACGACGGAACCGCGCCTCGCCGTGACTCCGATGATTTTGATAGTGTAAACGGTTCGGTGGGTTACGAGGTGGAGAGCCACGCGGTTCGATTCGTCTCTCCCCCGGAAAGCCCTGATACCGTTGATTCAGAGGAGGATCGTACGGCTCCTGTTGATTCGATTCCTTTGGAGAAACCAGCTACTCTCTTGCCATCATCTTCAAGATTGGAGTCTCCGGCGAAGAAGCTTAAGATTCCTTTGAGGGATGTTGTGAAAGCCATTGTTGTGAACTCGAGGAGCACAGATGAGGAAGATAGAGAgattgagaagaagaagaagcagaagacgAGCTGCGTGCAGATCCTCATCAATAAGGGATTCAATTTCCCTTGA
- the LOC103828992 gene encoding uncharacterized protein LOC103828992 isoform X1: MSLSLVTAGSILIRPNLRLRQSHLTISSSPSLSLSSSSHRKISRLIKVNAMETKAETISGGVPNNTMKLLFVEMGVGYDQHGQDVTSAAMKACKNAISSNSIPAFRRGSIPGVSFGEMKLQIKLGVPRSLHHQLDLDKVKSIFPYGEIVNVEVVDGGLICSSGVLVEEMGDKNEDCYIVNAAVYVGY, translated from the exons ATGTCTCTTTCCTTGGTTACTGCTGGCTCGATACTTATCCGCCCCAATCTTCGTCTCCGTCAATCTCATTTGACAATCTCTTCATCGCCATCGCTTTCTCTCTCGTCAAGTAGTCACCGCAAGATCTCACGCCTGATTAAAGTCAACGCCATGGAGACGAAGGCGGAGACAATTTCCGGTGGTGTTCCCAACAACACGATGAAGCTACTGTTCGTTGAGATGGGTGTGGGTTACGACCAACACGG GCAGGACGTGACATCTGCGGCCATGAAGGCTTGTAAGAATGCAATTTCTTCCAATTCGATTCCTGCTTTTAGGAGAG GTTCGATCCCTGGAGTTTCATTTGGAGAAATGAAGTTACAGATCAAGCTTGGAGTGCCTCGTTCTCTTCACCACCAGCTGGATCTTGACAAGGTCAAGTCTATCTTCCCCTA TGGGGAGATTGTTAACGTGGAGGTGGTGGATGGAGGACTGATCTGCTCAAGTGGCGTTCTAGTTGAAGAAATGGGTGATAAAAACGAGGACTGCTACATTGTGAATGCCGCCGTTTACGTTGGCTACTAG
- the LOC103828992 gene encoding uncharacterized protein LOC103828992 isoform X2: MSLSLVTAGSILIRPNLRLRQSHLTISSSPSLSLSSSSHRKISRLIKVNAMETKAETISGGVPNNTMKLLFVEMGVGYDQHGQDVTSAAMKACKNAISSNSIPAFRRGSIPGVSFGEMKLQIKLGVPRSLHHQLDLDKWGDC; encoded by the exons ATGTCTCTTTCCTTGGTTACTGCTGGCTCGATACTTATCCGCCCCAATCTTCGTCTCCGTCAATCTCATTTGACAATCTCTTCATCGCCATCGCTTTCTCTCTCGTCAAGTAGTCACCGCAAGATCTCACGCCTGATTAAAGTCAACGCCATGGAGACGAAGGCGGAGACAATTTCCGGTGGTGTTCCCAACAACACGATGAAGCTACTGTTCGTTGAGATGGGTGTGGGTTACGACCAACACGG GCAGGACGTGACATCTGCGGCCATGAAGGCTTGTAAGAATGCAATTTCTTCCAATTCGATTCCTGCTTTTAGGAGAG GTTCGATCCCTGGAGTTTCATTTGGAGAAATGAAGTTACAGATCAAGCTTGGAGTGCCTCGTTCTCTTCACCACCAGCTGGATCTTGACAAG TGGGGAGATTGTTAA